The DNA window GTGCCATGTGGATGCGGCAATCGATCTCGCCGAAGGAAAGAATCACCTTCGACCCCTTCGGCACGTCCTTGCGAAGAAGGATCTCCAACTTTTCGCGGGAGCGGGTCGATGATCCAGCGTCTCCGGCCTTCCACGCGGTGGCGGGCCCGACATGGAACACCCGGAAGCACGGCAGCAGGTCGAGGCCCCGATTGATCCAGTGCGGTTTCCAGAACGCGCTGCGCCGGTAGCGGACGAACCGGAGGCGCTCGGAGCCGGCGAAGAACATCGTGTTGCTGTCGCCGATGCAGGTGACGGGCGTGATCGTTTCCGGCGCCTCGTGGCCGAGATGCTTCGCGAGCAGTGCGCGGCGTCGCGGTTCAAAGGTGTCGACCGAGCGTCGGGGCTTGCCGGTCAGGTGGGCGTCAAGATCGTCGGAGAGACCGTCGATCTCCGCCCTGAGTTCGGTGGAGAGCGGCGGGTAGTCGGTCATGACAGCACGGTCCATTCGGGTGCCAGCCAGCCTTCCGGGGTTTGCTTCGCCACCAGCACGAGGTCGACGTGGACGCGTTCGGCGTTGCCGTGCAGCTTCGGGAGATCCGCAAATCGCCCGACCTTCTTCAGCGTCTTGGCCTTGATCGAAACCAGCCGGTAGGTCTCGAACGATTGCTGCAGCCAGTCGAGGTAGTCGTCGGGCTCCTCACCGGCCCAGCGGATGTACTGGGCGTCGAACTCGATGAAGCCGATCGCACCCGCCGCTTCCGAAATGACACGGGTGAAGCCTTTGAGCGCACGGCTCTCGTAACCCTCGATGTCCATCTTGAAGAGCACGGTAGCGCCCGACGAAACCTCCGAGGAGACGACCGAGTCGACCGTCTTCGCCTCGAGCTTGAACTCGAGCGATGCGGGCCGGTCGTTCAACTCGCGGACCGCCGAAGAACTGCCGCTCCAGTCCGGATTCACGAAGAAGGGGATGTCGGATGCCGGTTGGTCGGAGACGAGGCAGTTGGTGATCGTCATCTGTTTGCCCGCCGGGTGATCGGCGCGGCTCTTTTCCAAATGCGGGATCAGTCGCGGGTTTGCCTCGAAGCCGAACAAGCGGACGTCCTTCCCGTAATCGGTGCCGAACATGCACTCGCCGTAATTCAGGCCGACGTCCACGATCAGGCCCGGCTTGAGATGGCGGTTGAAGTCGCGCCAGAAGATCAGGTTGTCGGAGACCTTTCCGCGCAGGGGCTCCTGAACGACCTTCTTGATTGCGCAGGGATCTTCCGGATCGATGTGGATCCAGTTCTCGCACCCGTGGAGGCGGGCCTTGTTCGGTTTCAGGCTGCCGTAGCGGATCAGGGTGAGGGGCTTGAGGTAGGCTTCCTTGAAGGCCTTTTCGAACCGCTTGTAGGGGCTGACTTTCATCCGGTGACGGCGATGCTGCGGGACGGGCGAGTGAACGGTCAAGCACCCGCGCCTTGGAGGAATCCGGTCAGCGGGCTGGTGGCGGAGGCGGTCGAGTGCGACTCCGGAAGGCCGATTTCCCATGCTTCGCGGCCGGCTTCGACCGCCAGGCGGAAGGCACGGCCCATGCGCTCCGGGTCCTCGGCAATCGCGATCGCCGTATTCACCAGCACCGCGTCGGCGCCGAGTTCCATGGCTTCGGCAGCATGGCTTGGCGTGCCGATTCCGGCATCGACGACCACCGGAACGGTCGCCTGTTCGACGATGATCCGGATCTGGTCGCGCGTGGCGATCCCCTGATTGCTGCCGATCGGCGCGCCGAGAGGCATCACGGTGGCGGTGCCGACTTCCTGTAGGCGTTTTGCGAGCACCGGATCGGCATTGATGTAGGGAAGCACGGTAAATCCTTCACCAACGAGCACTTCGGCCGCTTTCAGCGTCTCGATCGGGTCCGGAAGGAGATAGGTCGGATCCGGGTGGATCTCGAGTTTCACCCACTTCGGCAGACCGGCCGCCGCGGCGAGTCGGGCAAGGCGGACCGCTTCCTCGGCATTCATGGCACCGCTGGTGTTCGGCAGGATCAGGTATTTTTCCGGATCGATGAACTCGAGGATGTTGGCGTAGGGGTCGTTCTTGCCGGTCAGGTCGGCACGCCGGAGCGCGACCGTCACGATCTCGGTGCCCGTGGCCTCGAGGGCGTCGCGCATGACCTCGTTCGATGCGAACTTGCCGGTTCCGACGAACAGTCGGGAATCGAAGGTTCGATCGGCGATGACGAGCGGCTCGGGCATGGCGGGATTGAAGAAGGGAATCGGACCGGTGAAAAGGGAAAGCGCCGGTGCCCGGGCGGGCACTGGCGCCTTTGGAATCGGAGTCAGGCGGCGCGTCAGCCCGGAATGAGATCCTTGACCGCTTCGCGCTCCTCGAGGAGTTCGGCCACGCTGGCGTCGATCTTGCCACGGCTGAAGTCATCCACCGGCACGCCTTGCACAACCTCCCAGGAACCGTCGGCCTTGGTGCGGATCGGCATCGAGGCGATGATGCCCTCGGCGATGCCGTAGGAACCATCGGAGCAGACACCGACGCTGTGCCAGTCGCCCTCGGCGGTCGGGTTGCAGAGGCTGACGACCGTATCGATGGCGGCATTGGCGGCTGAGGCAGCGGAGGATGCGCCACGTGCCTTGATGATCGCCGCGCCGCGCTGCTGGACGGTCGGAATGAATTCGCCTTCGAGCCAGGCGCGATCGGTGATCACCTCGGTGACGGGCTTGCCGTCGATCTTGGCGTTGGTGAAATCCGGGTACTGGGTGGCCGAGTGGTTGCCCCAGATGCAGAGGTTCGAGACTTGCGAGTGATGCACTCCGGCCTTCGTCGCGAGCTGCGACTTGGCGCGATTCTC is part of the Haloferula helveola genome and encodes:
- a CDS encoding FkbM family methyltransferase, giving the protein MKVSPYKRFEKAFKEAYLKPLTLIRYGSLKPNKARLHGCENWIHIDPEDPCAIKKVVQEPLRGKVSDNLIFWRDFNRHLKPGLIVDVGLNYGECMFGTDYGKDVRLFGFEANPRLIPHLEKSRADHPAGKQMTITNCLVSDQPASDIPFFVNPDWSGSSSAVRELNDRPASLEFKLEAKTVDSVVSSEVSSGATVLFKMDIEGYESRALKGFTRVISEAAGAIGFIEFDAQYIRWAGEEPDDYLDWLQQSFETYRLVSIKAKTLKKVGRFADLPKLHGNAERVHVDLVLVAKQTPEGWLAPEWTVLS
- a CDS encoding malate dehydrogenase, with protein sequence MKDPITISVTGAAGQIGYALLFRIASGAVFGPDQPVNLRLIEIEPALPALDGVVMELDDCAFPLLREVVPTADLAVGFSGANWALLVGSVPRKAGMERGDLLGINGKIFTGQGQAIAANAASDVRTLVVGNPCNTNALIAMANADGVPNDRFFAMTRLDENRAKSQLATKAGVHHSQVSNLCIWGNHSATQYPDFTNAKIDGKPVTEVITDRAWLEGEFIPTVQQRGAAIIKARGASSAASAANAAIDTVVSLCNPTAEGDWHSVGVCSDGSYGIAEGIIASMPIRTKADGSWEVVQGVPVDDFSRGKIDASVAELLEEREAVKDLIPG
- a CDS encoding thiazole synthase, coding for MPEPLVIADRTFDSRLFVGTGKFASNEVMRDALEATGTEIVTVALRRADLTGKNDPYANILEFIDPEKYLILPNTSGAMNAEEAVRLARLAAAAGLPKWVKLEIHPDPTYLLPDPIETLKAAEVLVGEGFTVLPYINADPVLAKRLQEVGTATVMPLGAPIGSNQGIATRDQIRIIVEQATVPVVVDAGIGTPSHAAEAMELGADAVLVNTAIAIAEDPERMGRAFRLAVEAGREAWEIGLPESHSTASATSPLTGFLQGAGA